The Streptomyces sp. Mut1 genome window below encodes:
- a CDS encoding DUF1697 domain-containing protein, which translates to MLYIAFLRGLNVPGRSVKMERLRGLFTEMGLASVRSYIQSGNVFFETDETDRSALTARIGGHLATTLGYSVAVCLRTVPELKALIALDPFKDITVTDDMRCCVVFTTERIDPDLALPLLSPKKDMEIIGSTEYDAFVVWYLLNGKAPAAKGFQEKVLGRDATTRFFHTVVKILAAAEQGAA; encoded by the coding sequence TTGCTGTACATCGCGTTCCTGCGAGGACTGAACGTCCCGGGCCGTTCCGTGAAGATGGAGCGCCTGCGCGGCCTGTTCACGGAGATGGGCCTCGCGTCGGTGCGCAGCTACATCCAGAGCGGCAACGTCTTCTTCGAGACCGACGAGACCGACCGCTCCGCGCTCACCGCCCGGATCGGCGGCCACCTCGCCACCACTCTCGGCTACTCCGTCGCGGTATGCCTGCGTACGGTCCCGGAACTGAAGGCGCTCATCGCGCTCGACCCGTTCAAGGACATCACCGTCACCGACGACATGCGCTGCTGCGTGGTGTTCACGACCGAGCGGATCGATCCGGACCTGGCGCTGCCGCTGCTCTCCCCGAAGAAGGACATGGAGATCATCGGCAGCACGGAGTACGACGCCTTCGTCGTCTGGTACCTCCTCAACGGCAAGGCACCGGCCGCGAAGGGCTTCCAGGAGAAGGTCCTCGGACGGGACGCGACGACCCGCTTCTTCCACACCGTGGTGAAGATCCTCGCCGCGGCCGAGCAGGGCGCGGCCTGA
- the dhaK gene encoding dihydroxyacetone kinase subunit DhaK, translating to MRMLINVPETVVADALRGIAAAHPELTVDVENRVVVRRDAPVAGKVALVSGGGSGHEPLHAGFVGPGMLSAACPGEVFTSPVPDQMVRAAAAVDSGEGVLFVVKNYTGDVLNFEMAAELADEEGVRVAQVLVDDDIAVSDSLYTAGRRGTGATLFVEKIAGAAADEGAPLDRVAALARRVNESSRSFGVALSSVTTPAKGSPTFDLPAGELELGVGIHGEPGRERRAMMTSGEIADYAVNAVLDDLRPGGPVLVLVNGMGSTPLLELYGFNAEVQRVLAERGVVAARTLVGNYVTSLDMAGCSVTLCQADEELVRLWDAPVQTPALRWGR from the coding sequence TTGCGCATGCTGATCAATGTGCCCGAAACCGTGGTCGCCGACGCGCTGCGTGGCATCGCGGCAGCCCACCCCGAACTGACCGTGGATGTCGAGAACCGCGTCGTCGTCCGCCGTGACGCCCCCGTCGCGGGCAAGGTGGCCCTGGTCTCCGGCGGCGGGTCCGGGCACGAACCGCTGCACGCCGGGTTCGTCGGCCCGGGGATGCTGTCGGCCGCGTGCCCCGGTGAGGTGTTCACCTCTCCGGTGCCGGACCAGATGGTGCGGGCCGCGGCGGCCGTCGACAGCGGCGAGGGTGTGCTGTTCGTCGTCAAGAACTACACGGGTGACGTCCTCAACTTCGAGATGGCCGCCGAACTCGCCGACGAGGAGGGGGTGCGGGTCGCCCAGGTGCTCGTGGACGACGACATCGCGGTGAGCGACAGCCTCTACACCGCCGGACGGCGGGGCACGGGGGCGACGCTGTTCGTGGAGAAGATCGCCGGCGCGGCGGCCGACGAGGGCGCCCCGCTGGACCGGGTGGCCGCGCTCGCCCGCCGGGTGAACGAGTCCTCGCGCAGCTTCGGTGTCGCTCTCAGCTCCGTCACCACCCCCGCGAAGGGCTCCCCCACCTTCGACCTGCCCGCCGGTGAACTCGAACTGGGCGTGGGCATCCACGGGGAACCCGGCCGGGAGCGGCGGGCGATGATGACCTCGGGGGAGATCGCCGACTACGCGGTCAACGCCGTGCTGGACGATCTGCGGCCCGGGGGTCCGGTGCTCGTCCTGGTCAACGGCATGGGGTCGACGCCCCTGCTGGAGCTGTACGGCTTCAACGCGGAGGTGCAGCGGGTGCTGGCCGAGCGGGGTGTGGTGGCGGCCCGTACCCTCGTGGGCAACTACGTGACCTCGCTCGACATGGCGGGCTGCTCGGTGACGCTGTGCCAGGCGGACGAGGAGCTGGTACGGCTGTGGGACGCGCCGGTCCAGACGCCCGCCCTGCGCTGGGGCCGCTGA
- the dhaL gene encoding dihydroxyacetone kinase subunit DhaL codes for MLDAAFFHRWMTTVTALVDREAERLTELDSAIGDADHGSNLRRGFTAVSAALEKEPQQTPGAVLALAGRQLISTVGGASGPLYGTLLRRTGKALGDAPAVTADELAQALGTGVAAVAQLGGARAGDKTMLDALLPAVDALGTSFAAGREAALAGAEATVPLQARKGRASYLGERSIGHQDPGAASAALLMAALADTEDTAGGAA; via the coding sequence GTGCTCGACGCCGCTTTCTTCCACCGCTGGATGACCACGGTCACCGCCCTCGTCGACCGCGAGGCGGAACGGCTGACCGAGCTGGACTCCGCGATCGGGGACGCCGATCACGGCAGCAACCTCCGGCGCGGTTTCACCGCGGTCTCGGCGGCCCTGGAGAAGGAGCCGCAGCAGACCCCGGGAGCCGTACTGGCCCTGGCCGGACGGCAGTTGATCTCAACCGTCGGCGGGGCATCGGGACCGCTGTACGGGACACTGCTGCGGCGTACGGGCAAGGCGCTCGGCGACGCCCCCGCCGTGACGGCCGACGAGCTGGCCCAGGCCCTCGGCACAGGAGTGGCGGCCGTGGCGCAGCTGGGCGGGGCGCGGGCCGGTGACAAGACGATGCTCGACGCGCTGCTGCCGGCCGTCGACGCGCTCGGGACCTCGTTCGCCGCGGGGCGGGAGGCGGCGCTGGCGGGCGCGGAGGCGACTGTTCCGCTCCAGGCGCGCAAGGGCCGGGCGAGCTATCTGGGCGAGCGGAGCATCGGGCACCAGGACCCGGGGGCCGCGTCCGCGGCGCTCCTGATGGCCGCGCTGGCGGACACCGAGGACACGGCCGGGGGCGCGGCATGA
- a CDS encoding PTS-dependent dihydroxyacetone kinase phosphotransferase subunit DhaM, producing MSTDAQVGIVLVSHSGPVAEAVAELARGLAAGGATAPVAAAGGTRAGGLGTSAELIADAARSVDAGAGIAVLVDLGSAVLTVKAMLAEGDELPDGARLVDAPFVEGAVAALVTASAGGDLDAVAAAASEAYDYRKA from the coding sequence ATGAGTACGGACGCACAGGTGGGCATCGTCCTGGTCTCGCACAGCGGGCCGGTGGCCGAGGCGGTGGCGGAGCTGGCCAGGGGGCTCGCGGCGGGCGGTGCGACCGCCCCGGTGGCCGCGGCCGGCGGCACGCGGGCGGGCGGCCTCGGGACGAGCGCGGAGCTGATCGCCGACGCGGCCCGGTCGGTGGACGCGGGCGCGGGGATAGCCGTGCTCGTCGACCTCGGGAGCGCGGTGCTGACGGTGAAGGCGATGCTCGCCGAGGGGGACGAACTCCCGGACGGGGCACGGCTGGTGGACGCCCCGTTCGTCGAGGGCGCGGTGGCGGCCCTGGTCACGGCCTCGGCCGGCGGAGACCTGGACGCCGTGGCCGCGGCCGCGTCGGAGGCGTACGACTACCGCAAGGCGTAG
- a CDS encoding NUDIX domain-containing protein, producing MTATKNPRRSAGLLLFRTGAGHGLEVLIGHMGGPFWAGREQAAWSVPKGEYLPGEEPRAAARREFEEEFGRPVPDGEWLALGEARQPSGKTVTVWALRAGIDPASAVPGTFTMEWPRGSGVLREFPEMDRFAWCAPTVAAERLVKGQRVFVERLRARLAGDGD from the coding sequence ATGACGGCCACGAAGAACCCCCGCCGCAGCGCGGGCCTGCTGCTGTTCCGTACCGGTGCCGGGCATGGGCTCGAAGTTCTCATCGGGCACATGGGCGGCCCGTTCTGGGCGGGCCGCGAGCAGGCCGCCTGGTCGGTGCCCAAGGGCGAGTACCTCCCCGGTGAGGAGCCCCGGGCGGCGGCCCGCCGGGAGTTCGAGGAGGAGTTCGGCCGCCCGGTGCCGGACGGTGAGTGGCTGGCGCTGGGCGAGGCCCGGCAGCCCAGCGGCAAGACGGTGACGGTGTGGGCGCTCCGGGCCGGGATCGATCCCGCGTCCGCCGTACCGGGCACGTTCACGATGGAGTGGCCGCGCGGCTCCGGGGTGCTGCGGGAGTTCCCGGAGATGGACCGGTTCGCCTGGTGCGCCCCGACGGTCGCGGCCGAGCGGCTGGTGAAGGGGCAGCGGGTCTTCGTGGAGCGGCTGCGCGCGCGTCTGGCGGGTGACGGGGACTGA
- a CDS encoding NAD(P)-dependent alcohol dehydrogenase — protein sequence MKAVQYREIGAAPEVVTVPDPEPGPGQVLLKVTAAGVCHSDIAVMSWPADQFPYPLPLTLGHEGVGTVAALGAGVSGLTTGQSVAVYGPWGCGTCVKCAEGKENYCLRAQELGINPPGLGSPGAMAEYMIVDDPRHLVPIGDLDPVRTVPLTDAGLTPYHAIKRSLPKLVPGATAVVIGTGGLGHVAIQLLRALTAARVIALDVTEEKLDLARTVGAHEAVLSDEHAAERIRELTGGVGAQVVLDFVGATPTVATAGAAAAIDSDVTIVGIGGGALPVGFGVLPFNTTVSAPYWGSRSELAEVLDLAHAGAVDVHVETYTLDEAPLAYERLHAGKINGRAVILPQG from the coding sequence ATGAAAGCCGTCCAGTACCGCGAGATCGGTGCCGCACCCGAGGTCGTCACCGTGCCCGACCCGGAACCGGGCCCCGGGCAGGTGCTGCTGAAGGTCACCGCGGCAGGCGTCTGCCACTCCGACATCGCCGTGATGAGCTGGCCCGCCGACCAGTTCCCCTACCCGCTGCCGCTCACCCTCGGCCACGAGGGCGTCGGCACGGTCGCCGCACTCGGTGCCGGCGTCAGCGGCCTCACGACCGGCCAGTCCGTCGCCGTCTACGGCCCCTGGGGCTGCGGCACCTGCGTCAAGTGCGCCGAGGGCAAGGAGAACTACTGCCTGCGCGCCCAGGAGCTGGGCATCAACCCGCCCGGACTCGGCTCGCCGGGCGCCATGGCCGAGTACATGATCGTCGACGACCCGCGCCACCTCGTCCCCATCGGCGACCTCGACCCGGTGCGGACGGTGCCGCTCACCGACGCCGGCCTCACCCCGTACCACGCCATCAAGCGCTCCCTGCCGAAGCTGGTACCCGGGGCCACCGCCGTCGTCATCGGCACCGGAGGGCTCGGTCACGTGGCCATCCAGCTGCTGCGCGCCCTGACCGCGGCCCGGGTCATCGCCCTCGACGTCACCGAGGAGAAGCTCGACCTCGCCCGCACCGTCGGGGCGCACGAGGCGGTGCTGTCGGACGAGCACGCCGCGGAACGCATCCGGGAGCTGACGGGCGGCGTCGGCGCCCAGGTCGTCCTGGACTTCGTCGGCGCCACACCGACCGTCGCCACGGCCGGAGCGGCGGCCGCCATCGACTCCGACGTCACGATCGTCGGCATCGGAGGCGGAGCCCTGCCGGTCGGCTTCGGCGTACTGCCGTTCAACACGACGGTCAGCGCCCCGTACTGGGGATCGCGCTCCGAACTGGCCGAGGTCCTCGACCTCGCCCACGCCGGCGCGGTCGACGTGCACGTCGAGACGTACACCCTGGACGAGGCGCCGCTGGCCTACGAGCGGCTGCACGCCGGCAAGATCAACGGCCGGGCCGTCATCCTCCCGCAGGGCTGA
- a CDS encoding SDR family NAD(P)-dependent oxidoreductase, with translation MSTTTATPNAQEFAGRTALVTGGASGIGLALARRLSGAGAPVVVADYNEESARAAVAELESAGGRAAAVAMDVTDPASVEAGVRFAVDTFGALHLAVNNAGIGGPSSPTGEYAVEDWDRVVATNLSGVFYSMRYELPAIIAAGGGAIVNMSSILGTNGFAGSPAYVAAKHGVVGLTKTAALEYAAQNVRINAVGPGFIDTPLLRDTEGPARDHLISLHPAGRLGTAEEVAELAAFLLSDRASFIHGSYHLVDGGYSAS, from the coding sequence ATGAGCACCACCACCGCCACCCCCAACGCCCAGGAATTCGCGGGCCGCACCGCGCTCGTCACCGGAGGAGCCTCCGGCATCGGCCTGGCCCTCGCCCGCCGGCTCTCCGGCGCGGGCGCCCCGGTCGTCGTGGCCGACTACAACGAGGAGAGCGCCCGCGCGGCGGTCGCCGAACTGGAGAGCGCCGGCGGCCGGGCCGCCGCCGTGGCCATGGACGTCACCGACCCCGCGTCCGTGGAGGCGGGCGTGCGGTTCGCCGTCGACACCTTCGGCGCACTGCACCTCGCGGTGAACAACGCCGGCATCGGCGGGCCGAGCAGCCCGACCGGCGAGTACGCCGTCGAGGACTGGGACCGGGTCGTCGCCACCAACCTCAGCGGCGTCTTCTACTCGATGCGCTACGAACTGCCCGCCATCATCGCCGCGGGCGGCGGCGCGATCGTCAACATGTCCTCGATCCTCGGTACCAACGGCTTCGCCGGCTCGCCGGCCTACGTCGCCGCCAAGCACGGCGTCGTCGGCCTCACCAAGACCGCCGCCCTCGAATACGCCGCGCAGAACGTCCGGATCAACGCGGTGGGCCCCGGCTTCATCGACACCCCGCTGCTGCGCGACACCGAGGGACCGGCCCGCGACCACCTGATCTCGCTGCACCCGGCCGGGCGTCTCGGCACGGCGGAGGAAGTGGCGGAGCTCGCCGCCTTCCTGCTCTCCGACCGCGCCTCGTTCATCCACGGCAGCTACCACCTGGTGGACGGTGGCTACTCCGCCTCCTGA
- a CDS encoding TetR family transcriptional regulator has protein sequence MQAEQKLPERRSRKARRTREALAGAAFELVLDRGLRDVTVEEIAERADVDRRTFSRYFASKEDAVLDSVRGDGDRINDALRARPAEEPPLTAYRRAVLDWLADPAAPAWHRRPRIFELMVLAEREPTLYAAFHHIRVDAQEDSVTIVADRIGADPRSDLRPAVTVAAGAGALLAAQAAWVRGNRPDELPRLVERAFDALAAELSARPASQSTTSTTEGNGTS, from the coding sequence ATGCAAGCGGAACAGAAGCTTCCGGAAAGGCGGAGCCGCAAGGCGCGCCGGACCCGGGAGGCCCTGGCCGGGGCGGCATTCGAGCTCGTACTCGACCGCGGTCTCAGGGACGTGACGGTCGAGGAGATCGCGGAACGCGCGGACGTCGACCGCCGCACCTTCAGCCGGTACTTCGCGAGCAAGGAGGACGCCGTCCTGGACTCCGTCCGGGGCGACGGCGACCGGATCAACGACGCCCTGCGGGCCCGCCCGGCCGAAGAGCCCCCGCTCACCGCCTACCGCCGGGCCGTACTGGACTGGCTGGCGGACCCGGCAGCGCCGGCCTGGCACCGCCGCCCGAGGATCTTCGAACTGATGGTCCTCGCCGAGCGGGAGCCGACCCTCTACGCCGCGTTCCACCACATCCGGGTGGACGCCCAGGAGGACTCGGTCACCATCGTCGCCGACCGGATCGGGGCCGACCCCCGCAGCGACCTGCGGCCGGCCGTCACGGTCGCCGCCGGAGCCGGCGCACTCCTCGCCGCCCAGGCCGCCTGGGTGCGCGGGAACCGCCCCGACGAGCTGCCCCGGCTCGTCGAGCGGGCCTTCGACGCCCTGGCCGCGGAGCTGTCCGCCCGGCCCGCGTCACAGAGCACCACCAGCACCACGGAAGGAAACGGCACCTCATGA